The following are from one region of the Amedibacterium intestinale genome:
- a CDS encoding phage tail spike protein translates to MYKVYCDNSLLYDGKREELKLYNPKVDLELNKVGSFNFTIYPNHKHFNRLKKLKPIIKVVRDDNKIVFRGRILNDTRGFYNEKKVVCEGELAFLIDSIQRPYTYTGDVAGLFQQFIDNHNTQVDAEHQFKVGLVTVTDPNDYLPRSDTQYLNTWESINKKLIEPLGGYLFVRHEEDGVYIDYLKELDELITQEIEFGKNMISFEEVVKGDELVTGVIPLGAKQKDEEGNDTELRLTIASVNGGLDYIQNDEAVQQYGKIFTTQIWDDVTLPENLLAKGQEWLANAIMLSASITLNAVDLSYANKSISSFRLGANVKVKSKPHNLDAYFLVSKLSLELLNPKNDKLTLGVNYKTFTEQVSSQEDNIVGKVLVNVGGELSNISNSVAETERRLTTQIEAVSSGIMTSVSDEYVTKDEQMTLEESINTRFEQTASSFDFAFQETNKKIDESSNQSNSKFESIEKHIRFEDGDIILKASDSEIHMRIENDQLAFYENNVKFGYMQNRKASFENGEFDKSLRIGKMGFTTFSDGSGGFGKVVK, encoded by the coding sequence ATGTACAAAGTATATTGTGATAATTCCCTTTTATATGATGGAAAACGTGAAGAACTGAAATTGTACAATCCAAAAGTTGATTTGGAATTGAACAAGGTCGGTTCTTTTAATTTCACGATTTATCCAAATCATAAGCATTTTAACAGATTAAAAAAATTAAAACCCATTATCAAAGTTGTTCGTGATGACAACAAAATTGTTTTTCGCGGTCGTATCTTGAATGATACACGGGGTTTTTACAACGAAAAGAAGGTGGTTTGTGAAGGCGAATTGGCGTTCTTGATTGATTCAATTCAACGTCCATACACTTACACTGGTGATGTTGCGGGATTGTTCCAACAGTTCATTGACAATCACAATACACAAGTGGACGCCGAACATCAATTCAAAGTTGGACTTGTCACAGTGACAGACCCCAACGATTATTTGCCACGAAGCGACACACAGTATTTGAACACTTGGGAATCAATCAACAAAAAATTGATTGAACCGTTGGGCGGTTATTTATTTGTACGTCATGAAGAAGATGGGGTTTATATTGATTATTTAAAAGAACTTGACGAACTGATAACACAGGAAATTGAGTTCGGAAAAAATATGATTTCATTTGAAGAAGTCGTCAAAGGTGATGAACTTGTCACGGGCGTCATTCCCCTTGGTGCAAAACAAAAGGACGAAGAAGGAAATGACACGGAATTGAGATTGACCATTGCTAGTGTAAATGGTGGGCTTGATTACATTCAAAATGATGAAGCCGTTCAACAATATGGGAAGATTTTTACAACTCAAATTTGGGACGATGTAACGTTGCCCGAAAATCTTTTGGCGAAAGGTCAAGAATGGTTGGCAAATGCAATCATGTTATCTGCGTCAATCACACTGAACGCGGTTGATTTATCATATGCAAACAAAAGTATAAGTTCATTTCGTTTGGGCGCAAATGTCAAGGTAAAAAGTAAACCACACAATTTGGACGCATATTTTCTAGTTTCCAAATTGTCGTTGGAATTGCTGAATCCCAAAAACGACAAATTGACGTTGGGTGTAAATTATAAAACCTTCACGGAACAAGTTTCAAGCCAAGAAGACAACATCGTTGGAAAAGTTCTTGTCAATGTTGGTGGTGAATTGTCCAACATTAGCAATTCAGTTGCTGAAACTGAAAGACGATTGACAACACAAATTGAAGCCGTATCAAGCGGAATCATGACAAGCGTGTCCGATGAATACGTCACAAAAGACGAGCAAATGACACTTGAAGAATCCATCAACACGCGATTTGAACAAACGGCGAGTTCGTTCGATTTTGCGTTCCAAGAAACGAACAAAAAAATTGATGAATCAAGCAATCAATCGAATTCAAAGTTCGAAAGCATTGAAAAACATATTCGATTCGAAGATGGTGACATCATCTTGAAAGCGTCAGATAGTGAAATTCATATGAGAATCGAGAATGACCAATTGGCGTTCTATGAAAACAATGTCAAATTCGGTTATATGCAAAATCGAAAGGCAAGTTTTGAAAATGGAGAGTTCGACAAGTCATTGAGGATTGGAAAAATGGGATTCACGACATTCAGTGACGGAAGCGGTGGATTCGGGAAGGTGGTGAAATAA
- a CDS encoding phage tail protein encodes MELFRLFGTIGLNGVEETQDDIEETTDQAEQAEPRMSGAFKRIGQAVVTYLAVDKIIDFGKSIVEASATVSAEASAFTQIMGDYSDEAQEKINKIADTTGMVSTRLTPYMTSMTAKFKGLGFDINQATTLASDGLLLASDASAFWDKSLEDSMSALNSFINGSYEGGEAIGLFANDTQLASYAVKEGIVKEAKEWANLEEAKKQATRLEFAKNMFDASGATGQASKEADQYANVQANLNEKWRQFKAEIGEPLLQNVVLPAMDKLSGVVDKLSSGYKDLTKWISENKTTVQILIGVFASATAGLVAYKSAMTAMAIVKTVTKWLDGMTLSQKLLNIAMSMNPIGIVIALIGALVTAFIYFWNTSEEFRNFWIELWNSIKETFNAVVTWIQDKFNAVVTWIQDKFNAFSQWFTTAWDSISTAVSNTWNSIVEFVTGAWETIKNVVQVGLMFLEQLFNLFIDILLVPWNFIWQNFGDKITSAWEKIKSVVQKGLDYVTNIISNVMNAVQEKFTSVWNSISSFIGGIVEKITNTVSAGWNAVSNFTSSIFDKVKSIATNIWESIKSKITSIVESIKSTVSIIWESIKAKITSVVDGISSTVSNVWNGIKSTTSNVFNSIKSTATSVWNSIKSAIEKPINMAKNTVKNVIDSIKGFFDFEWSLPKLKLPHLSIKGEFSLMPPKVPSFGIEWYKDGGIMEKPTLFGFNPFTGKGMVGGEAGAEAITPISVLKDYVREAVREENANNNLIVYVQKLIDMLATYFPQIVDGLDRPIILDDGTLVSRLAPQMNAEFGEINKGRERGR; translated from the coding sequence ATGGAATTATTTCGTTTATTTGGAACGATTGGGCTGAACGGCGTCGAAGAAACGCAAGATGATATTGAAGAAACGACCGACCAAGCGGAACAAGCCGAACCAAGAATGTCGGGGGCGTTCAAGCGAATTGGACAAGCCGTTGTCACATATTTAGCAGTCGACAAAATCATTGACTTTGGAAAAAGCATTGTTGAAGCGTCCGCGACAGTAAGTGCGGAAGCGTCGGCGTTTACACAGATTATGGGCGACTATTCGGACGAAGCCCAAGAAAAAATAAATAAAATTGCTGACACGACGGGAATGGTGTCAACTCGTTTGACCCCTTATATGACATCAATGACGGCGAAATTCAAAGGACTTGGATTTGACATTAACCAAGCGACCACGCTTGCGAGTGATGGTTTATTGTTGGCGTCCGACGCGTCCGCCTTTTGGGACAAATCACTTGAAGATTCAATGTCCGCATTGAATTCATTCATCAACGGTTCATACGAAGGTGGTGAAGCAATCGGGCTTTTTGCCAATGATACACAATTGGCGTCATATGCCGTCAAAGAAGGAATAGTCAAGGAAGCCAAAGAATGGGCGAACTTGGAAGAAGCGAAGAAACAGGCGACACGACTTGAATTTGCAAAAAATATGTTTGACGCGTCGGGAGCAACGGGACAGGCTTCAAAAGAAGCCGACCAATACGCAAACGTTCAAGCGAATTTGAATGAAAAGTGGCGTCAATTCAAAGCCGAAATCGGTGAACCATTACTTCAAAATGTAGTATTGCCCGCAATGGACAAGTTGAGCGGTGTGGTAGACAAATTAAGTAGTGGTTACAAAGATTTAACAAAATGGATTAGTGAAAATAAAACAACCGTTCAAATCTTGATTGGAGTTTTCGCAAGTGCGACGGCGGGGTTGGTTGCTTATAAAAGTGCAATGACCGCAATGGCAATTGTTAAAACCGTTACAAAATGGCTTGATGGAATGACGTTGTCACAAAAACTATTAAATATCGCCATGAGTATGAACCCAATAGGCATTGTTATTGCTTTGATTGGAGCATTGGTCACGGCGTTTATTTATTTTTGGAACACATCGGAAGAATTCCGAAATTTTTGGATTGAATTATGGAACAGTATCAAAGAAACGTTCAACGCAGTCGTAACATGGATTCAAGATAAGTTCAATGCAGTCGTGACATGGATTCAAGATAAATTCAATGCATTTTCACAGTGGTTCACCACGGCATGGGATTCCATATCGACCGCCGTGTCGAATACTTGGAACAGTATTGTCGAATTTGTCACGGGAGCATGGGAAACCATCAAAAATGTTGTTCAAGTTGGATTGATGTTCTTAGAACAATTATTCAATTTGTTTATTGATATTTTATTAGTTCCATGGAATTTCATTTGGCAAAATTTCGGTGACAAAATAACGAGCGCATGGGAAAAAATCAAATCAGTTGTCCAAAAAGGACTTGATTATGTTACTAACATAATCTCAAATGTTATGAACGCAGTTCAAGAAAAATTCACGAGCGTTTGGAATTCTATTTCATCATTTATTGGTGGTATCGTCGAAAAGATAACGAATACAGTTTCGGCGGGTTGGAATGCGGTGTCAAATTTCACATCAAGCATTTTTGACAAGGTGAAATCTATTGCGACGAATATTTGGGAAAGTATAAAATCAAAAATTACAAGTATTGTTGAAAGTATCAAATCGACAGTTTCAATTATTTGGGAAAGTATAAAAGCTAAAATCACAAGTGTTGTCGATGGTATAAGTTCAACAGTTTCAAATGTTTGGAACGGAATCAAGTCAACCACATCAAATGTGTTTAATTCAATCAAATCAACGGCAACGAGCGTTTGGAATTCCATAAAATCGGCAATTGAAAAACCAATAAACATGGCTAAAAATACGGTCAAAAATGTTATTGATTCAATCAAAGGGTTCTTTGATTTTGAATGGTCATTGCCTAAACTAAAATTGCCACATTTAAGCATTAAGGGAGAATTTTCGCTTATGCCACCAAAAGTTCCGTCATTCGGAATTGAATGGTATAAGGACGGGGGAATCATGGAAAAACCAACCTTGTTCGGATTCAATCCTTTTACTGGAAAAGGAATGGTCGGTGGTGAAGCGGGAGCGGAAGCAATCACGCCAATTAGCGTTTTAAAAGATTATGTCCGAGAAGCGGTTAGAGAAGAAAATGCAAACAACAATTTAATTGTTTACGTTCAAAAATTGATTGATATGTTGGCGACATATTTTCCACAGATTGTTGACGGTTTGGACAGACCGATTATTCTTGACGATGGAACGTTGGTGTCAAGACTTGCACCACAAATGAATGCGGAATTTGGAGAAATTAACAAGGGGAGGGAGCGAGGACGATGA
- a CDS encoding HK97 gp10 family phage protein, protein MAFEDNSAQVIHAIDNAVGSLLDEIGGELEAQVKRNTRVDSSQTKGSWQYVVDEGEKKVTVGSPLQNAIWEEFGTGEHAIHGDGRKGGWSYQDIYGKWHRTRGKKPSRALQRAFDSRKSAIVRIVKERFGVELR, encoded by the coding sequence ATGGCGTTTGAAGATAATTCGGCGCAAGTTATTCATGCGATTGACAATGCGGTTGGTTCTTTGCTTGACGAAATCGGCGGGGAACTCGAAGCGCAAGTCAAAAGAAACACCCGTGTTGATTCAAGTCAAACAAAAGGAAGTTGGCAATATGTCGTCGATGAAGGTGAAAAGAAAGTAACGGTCGGAAGCCCATTACAAAATGCAATTTGGGAAGAATTCGGAACGGGTGAACATGCGATTCACGGCGACGGTCGAAAAGGCGGTTGGAGTTATCAAGACATTTACGGAAAATGGCATAGGACACGCGGAAAGAAACCGTCAAGGGCTTTGCAAAGGGCGTTTGATTCTCGAAAAAGTGCGATTGTTCGCATTGTAAAAGAAAGATTCGGGGTGGAATTACGATGA
- a CDS encoding phage head completion protein, which yields MIGGNIDGELQVKTTVKNEIGEGVSTWKTVNVLRGWLDLQNGDSKYGNYNAKIQESTHVFICDYVELDPEVKKENNRMVVDGYVYDVMLIDNPMNLNQQLEIYLKYTGGQ from the coding sequence ATGATTGGTGGAAACATTGACGGGGAACTACAAGTCAAAACAACGGTCAAAAATGAAATTGGCGAAGGTGTTTCAACATGGAAAACGGTCAATGTTCTTCGTGGTTGGTTGGATTTGCAAAACGGTGATTCCAAATACGGCAATTACAATGCAAAAATCCAAGAATCAACACACGTTTTCATTTGCGACTATGTTGAATTAGACCCCGAAGTCAAAAAGGAAAATAACCGAATGGTTGTTGATGGGTATGTTTATGATGTCATGTTGATTGACAATCCAATGAACTTGAATCAACAATTGGAAATCTATTTGAAATACACGGGTGGTCAATAA
- a CDS encoding N4-gp56 family major capsid protein: MANETLLANVINPQVMGQMINAKIEALLKITPYAKVDTTLVGVPGDTKTVPCWKYIGDAEDVAEGAEVGLTQMTASSTTFKIKKAMKAVGITEEARLSGLGNPIGQAESQLAKAIAGKVDNDILAEALKSTNIVDMSTTSTINYEGIVDAVTKFEDEEDGVEKVMFISPLQEAVLLKDPMFLSADKFESGVAVRGAIGKIAGCWIKKSNKIKESEGVFTNPIIKLEPDSPETEYTEDELPALTIFLKKDTATTSEFKQRTQVTEIVSSKYYGVALTNEAKVVLAKFKKSGE; encoded by the coding sequence ATGGCAAATGAAACATTATTAGCAAACGTTATTAACCCACAGGTCATGGGGCAAATGATTAACGCAAAAATCGAAGCGTTATTGAAAATCACACCATATGCAAAGGTGGACACAACACTTGTCGGAGTTCCGGGGGACACAAAAACAGTTCCATGTTGGAAATATATCGGTGACGCCGAAGACGTGGCAGAAGGCGCAGAAGTTGGATTGACACAGATGACGGCTTCTTCAACAACTTTCAAAATCAAGAAAGCAATGAAAGCCGTTGGAATTACAGAAGAAGCGCGTTTGAGTGGTTTGGGAAATCCAATTGGACAAGCTGAATCACAGTTGGCGAAAGCAATCGCGGGTAAAGTTGACAATGATATTTTAGCGGAAGCGTTGAAATCAACAAACATCGTTGATATGTCTACAACAAGTACAATCAATTACGAAGGTATTGTTGACGCAGTGACAAAATTTGAGGACGAAGAAGACGGCGTTGAAAAAGTGATGTTTATTTCACCACTTCAAGAAGCTGTATTGTTAAAAGACCCAATGTTCTTGTCGGCTGATAAATTCGAAAGTGGTGTTGCGGTTCGTGGAGCAATTGGAAAAATCGCGGGTTGTTGGATTAAAAAATCAAACAAAATCAAAGAAAGTGAGGGAGTATTCACAAACCCAATTATTAAACTTGAACCCGATTCACCCGAAACAGAATACACAGAAGACGAACTTCCTGCATTAACAATTTTCTTGAAAAAAGATACTGCTACAACTAGCGAATTCAAACAGAGAACACAGGTCACCGAAATCGTATCATCAAAATATTATGGTGTTGCGTTGACAAACGAAGCGAAAGTCGTTCTTGCAAAATTCAAAAAATCGGGGGAGTAA
- a CDS encoding phage scaffolding protein, translating to MEFLKQILGEELYAKFVEKVNAFNGDEANKDKQIKIANLGTGEYIGKGKYDALQALLDGKTNELTTANNLIADLKKSNKNDEELQGKITTYEGQVEKLQQELEQTKLDNAIQIALLEAKVTDVDYMTFKLKEKGEVKLDENGKIKGWEETLKGLQTQFPNQFESSSQKKIEEHKLDNPQDNDGGMTKAEFLKKPYGERVQFAQENPEAFETLMKE from the coding sequence ATGGAATTTTTAAAACAAATCTTAGGTGAAGAACTATACGCAAAATTCGTCGAAAAGGTGAACGCGTTCAACGGCGATGAAGCAAACAAAGACAAGCAAATCAAGATTGCAAACTTGGGAACAGGTGAGTATATCGGCAAGGGCAAATATGACGCATTACAAGCGTTATTGGACGGAAAGACAAACGAATTGACGACCGCCAACAATTTAATTGCCGACTTGAAGAAATCAAACAAAAACGATGAAGAATTGCAAGGGAAAATCACGACATATGAAGGACAGGTTGAAAAACTTCAACAGGAACTTGAACAAACCAAGTTGGACAATGCAATTCAAATCGCACTTCTTGAAGCGAAAGTCACTGATGTCGACTATATGACTTTCAAACTGAAAGAAAAAGGCGAAGTGAAACTTGATGAAAACGGGAAAATCAAAGGTTGGGAAGAAACATTGAAAGGTTTACAAACACAGTTCCCAAATCAGTTCGAAAGTTCTTCACAAAAGAAAATCGAAGAACACAAACTTGACAATCCACAGGACAACGACGGTGGAATGACAAAAGCGGAGTTCTTAAAGAAACCATACGGGGAACGCGTACAGTTCGCACAGGAAAACCCCGAAGCATTTGAAACATTGATGAAAGAATAA
- a CDS encoding phage minor head protein translates to MNKRQKEVIQSQLKDEEAIIKKLKATYNKAIRDINQKIKILQADELTQSKIYQIEYQKALKMQIKAILDNLNANQYTDIQEYLKKCYEEGFLGTMYDLQGQGIPLVFPIDQNQVVKALTNDTKLSKSLYESLGFHVKTLQKQINAEISRGIANGYSYSDITRNVLKKADMGVRRALRIVRTEGHRIQQQATFDAQKGAKERGADIVKQWDSTMDKKTRPNHVKLDGQIREIDEPFEVNGKQAMYPAGFGVPHEDINCRCVMLQRARWALGEDEVTKMNNETKEIVKINEKNFESFKKVYNESVEEIVKETTFDIIGNTTKLKGAMGVGDYKEYTDLLNNHSNTDIKKLYSKYADGVDRITFVRNGGSYLPSENSIEFGYDSGLRYEEIHKYSTLAHEYGHYFDAKAKFKVNFKEIDSLNKAIESKGSWAKEWFKKKTSSSDEFLQAVRKDKEYIKNIFSNDLRKELSEHDGSSGVQDAIDGLFGERIRWGHGDKYYNRKYTLAKSLKIHNDIQKVYKELGLDASNLAKTKMIVRQYETASEMWANIMSAIVCGGKELEYVKKYLPNSYEALLKILEGVE, encoded by the coding sequence TTGAATAAAAGACAAAAAGAAGTCATTCAATCACAGTTGAAAGACGAAGAAGCCATCATCAAGAAATTAAAGGCGACATATAACAAAGCAATTCGCGACATCAACCAAAAAATTAAGATATTGCAAGCGGACGAATTGACGCAATCGAAGATATATCAAATCGAGTATCAAAAAGCATTAAAAATGCAAATCAAAGCGATTTTGGACAATTTGAATGCGAATCAGTATACGGACATTCAAGAATACTTGAAGAAATGCTATGAAGAAGGATTCTTGGGGACAATGTATGATTTGCAAGGACAGGGAATTCCATTGGTGTTCCCGATTGACCAAAATCAAGTTGTCAAAGCATTGACTAATGACACCAAGTTGTCAAAATCGTTGTATGAATCATTGGGATTCCATGTGAAGACGCTTCAAAAGCAAATAAACGCAGAAATAAGCCGTGGAATTGCGAATGGGTATTCTTACAGTGACATAACACGAAACGTCCTTAAAAAAGCCGATATGGGCGTTAGAAGGGCATTGCGTATTGTTAGAACCGAAGGACATCGAATTCAACAACAAGCAACGTTTGACGCTCAAAAGGGAGCAAAGGAACGAGGGGCGGACATTGTCAAACAATGGGATTCCACAATGGACAAGAAGACACGACCAAATCATGTCAAATTAGACGGACAGATTCGGGAAATTGATGAACCATTTGAAGTGAATGGAAAACAAGCGATGTACCCCGCGGGATTTGGTGTTCCGCATGAGGACATCAATTGTCGTTGCGTCATGCTACAACGTGCAAGATGGGCGTTGGGTGAAGACGAAGTCACCAAAATGAACAATGAAACGAAAGAAATTGTAAAAATTAATGAAAAGAATTTCGAATCGTTTAAAAAGGTGTATAATGAAAGTGTGGAAGAAATTGTCAAAGAAACAACATTTGACATTATCGGAAATACGACGAAATTAAAAGGTGCAATGGGTGTCGGAGATTACAAAGAATACACGGATTTATTGAACAATCATTCGAACACAGACATCAAAAAACTATATTCGAAATATGCCGATGGAGTGGATAGAATAACATTCGTGAGAAATGGCGGTTCTTATTTACCATCGGAAAATTCAATTGAATTTGGATATGACAGTGGTTTGAGATATGAAGAAATCCATAAATATTCGACACTGGCTCACGAATATGGTCATTATTTTGACGCAAAAGCAAAATTCAAAGTCAATTTTAAAGAAATTGATAGTTTGAACAAAGCCATAGAGTCAAAAGGGTCATGGGCGAAAGAGTGGTTTAAAAAGAAAACAAGTTCAAGCGATGAATTTTTGCAAGCCGTTCGAAAAGACAAAGAATATATTAAAAACATTTTCTCAAATGATTTGAGAAAAGAGTTATCGGAACATGACGGAAGTTCGGGCGTTCAAGACGCAATAGACGGATTGTTTGGTGAACGTATTCGTTGGGGTCATGGAGATAAATATTACAACCGCAAATATACACTTGCGAAAAGTTTAAAAATCCACAACGACATTCAAAAAGTTTATAAAGAATTAGGATTAGACGCGTCTAATCTTGCAAAAACAAAAATGATTGTACGACAATATGAAACCGCGTCCGAAATGTGGGCGAACATCATGAGTGCAATTGTTTGCGGTGGAAAAGAATTGGAATACGTCAAAAAATATTTACCAAATTCATATGAAGCGTTGTTGAAAATACTAGAAGGAGTTGAATAA
- a CDS encoding phage portal protein, protein MVVLEKWGERVLTESEIIRFIQEDESSDKKRFAKIGQKYYEGEHDIRNYRLFYYNADGQLVEDKTRSNIKISHPFFTELVDQEVQYMLSGKEGFVKSDIPELQNELNEYFNENEDFTSELYEVLTGAITKGFEYMYAYKNVEDKLSFQCADSLGVVEVRAKDTEDGCDYVIYWYVDKIAKDNKKIKRIQVWDKDQTYFYVQEEDGKLENDESQKINPRPHTLYRKGDKDELYYENFGFIPFFRLDNCRKQFSGLKAVKEIIDDYDLMSCGLSNNLQDASEYLVVVSGFQGDNMEELIQNTKTKKLIGVDEGGGIDFKTVDVPYEARKTKLELDEKNIYRFGMGFNSAQLGDGNITNIVIKSRYALLDLKCNKLEIRLRQFLRKILKVVLQEINDRNDTDYQQKDVYFDFQREVMTNASDNAQIEKTDAETEQVKINTLLNLASTLDQETIVQNICDVLDIDYEEIKDKLPEEDNLVDAQNEIDNVIVEGEGVE, encoded by the coding sequence ATGGTTGTATTAGAGAAATGGGGTGAAAGAGTGCTAACAGAAAGCGAAATCATAAGATTCATACAGGAAGATGAATCAAGCGACAAGAAGCGATTTGCGAAGATCGGTCAAAAGTATTATGAAGGCGAACACGACATTCGAAATTATCGTTTGTTTTACTACAATGCGGACGGACAGTTGGTCGAGGATAAGACACGTTCAAACATCAAGATTTCACACCCATTCTTCACGGAATTAGTTGACCAAGAAGTTCAATACATGTTGAGTGGAAAGGAAGGATTCGTGAAAAGCGATATTCCCGAACTTCAAAATGAATTGAACGAGTATTTCAACGAAAATGAAGATTTCACATCGGAATTGTATGAGGTATTGACGGGAGCAATCACCAAAGGGTTTGAATATATGTACGCATACAAGAACGTTGAAGACAAATTGTCGTTTCAATGTGCTGATTCATTGGGAGTTGTGGAAGTAAGGGCAAAGGACACCGAAGATGGTTGCGATTACGTCATTTACTGGTATGTTGATAAAATAGCAAAGGACAATAAAAAGATTAAAAGAATCCAAGTTTGGGACAAAGACCAAACTTATTTTTATGTTCAAGAAGAAGACGGGAAATTGGAAAATGATGAAAGTCAAAAAATCAACCCGCGTCCACATACGCTTTATCGAAAAGGAGATAAAGACGAATTGTATTATGAGAATTTCGGATTCATTCCGTTTTTCAGATTGGACAATTGCCGAAAACAATTTAGCGGATTGAAAGCCGTCAAAGAAATAATTGACGACTATGACTTGATGTCATGTGGATTGTCCAACAACTTACAGGACGCAAGCGAATATTTGGTTGTTGTGTCGGGATTCCAAGGCGACAACATGGAAGAACTGATTCAGAACACCAAGACAAAGAAACTTATTGGTGTTGATGAAGGCGGGGGAATTGATTTCAAGACCGTCGATGTTCCGTATGAAGCAAGAAAAACAAAACTTGAATTGGACGAGAAAAATATTTATCGGTTTGGAATGGGCTTCAATTCGGCGCAGTTGGGCGATGGGAACATCACGAATATTGTTATCAAGTCACGATATGCTTTGCTTGATTTAAAATGCAACAAGCTAGAAATCAGATTGCGACAGTTCTTGCGAAAGATATTGAAAGTCGTGTTGCAAGAAATCAACGATAGAAACGACACAGACTATCAACAGAAAGACGTATATTTCGATTTCCAACGCGAAGTCATGACGAATGCAAGCGACAACGCACAGATTGAGAAGACGGACGCAGAAACGGAACAAGTGAAAATCAATACGTTGCTGAATCTTGCGTCAACACTTGACCAAGAAACAATCGTTCAAAACATTTGTGATGTGTTGGACATTGACTATGAAGAAATCAAAGATAAATTACCCGAGGAAGACAATTTGGTTGACGCTCAAAACGAAATTGACAATGTAATTGTCGAAGGTGAAGGCGTTGAATAA
- a CDS encoding PBSX family phage terminase large subunit, whose translation MKTNAIKLSLPQVVGRGYATFWNFKGRYRVCKGSRASKKSKTTALWYITNMMKYPDANLLVIRKTYRTLKDSCFTELKWAISRLKVDAWWDIKESPLELTYKPTGQKIYFRGLDDPLKVTSITVEKGVLCWAWLEEAYEIMSESDFDTLDESIRGEVPEGLFKQWTITFNPWNEHHWLKKRFFDVNDDNILAMTTNYLCNEWLDDSDKKLFESMKKNNPRRYAVAGLGNWGIVDGLVYENWTERAFTLDEIKQCKTRSGLDFGYTNDPTAFFVGFLDLDAKKLYVWDEFYEKGMSNKAINDKILAMGYSKERITGDSAEPKSIDELKSMKLRIKGAKKGKDSVMNGVQWIQDLEIIIHPRCTNFITEISNYTWETDKFGNKLNKPIDDFNHLMDAMRYALEDDIIGNKWLY comes from the coding sequence TTGAAGACTAACGCAATAAAATTGTCGTTGCCACAGGTCGTAGGACGTGGCTATGCGACGTTTTGGAACTTCAAAGGACGTTATCGCGTTTGCAAGGGTTCGCGTGCTTCCAAGAAGTCGAAAACAACCGCGTTGTGGTATATCACAAACATGATGAAATATCCCGACGCCAATTTGCTTGTTATTCGTAAGACATACAGAACGTTGAAAGATTCGTGTTTTACCGAATTAAAATGGGCGATTTCACGATTGAAGGTGGACGCATGGTGGGACATTAAAGAAAGCCCGCTTGAATTGACGTATAAGCCGACAGGACAAAAGATATATTTTCGAGGACTGGACGACCCGTTGAAAGTTACGTCAATCACGGTCGAAAAAGGCGTGTTGTGTTGGGCTTGGTTAGAAGAAGCCTATGAAATCATGTCGGAAAGTGATTTTGACACACTTGACGAAAGTATTCGTGGTGAAGTTCCCGAAGGACTATTCAAGCAATGGACAATCACATTCAACCCATGGAATGAACATCATTGGTTGAAAAAAAGATTCTTTGATGTCAATGACGACAATATTCTTGCTATGACAACAAATTATTTGTGCAATGAATGGTTGGACGACAGTGACAAGAAGCTATTTGAAAGCATGAAAAAGAACAATCCCCGACGATATGCAGTTGCGGGGCTTGGAAATTGGGGTATTGTTGACGGGCTTGTTTATGAGAATTGGACGGAACGAGCGTTCACGCTTGATGAAATTAAACAATGCAAAACAAGAAGCGGTTTGGACTTTGGATATACCAATGACCCGACGGCTTTTTTTGTTGGCTTTTTAGATTTGGACGCAAAAAAATTGTATGTGTGGGACGAATTCTATGAAAAAGGAATGTCGAATAAAGCAATTAACGACAAAATTCTTGCGATGGGATATTCCAAAGAAAGAATCACGGGTGATAGTGCCGAACCGAAAAGTATTGACGAATTGAAATCAATGAAACTTCGAATCAAAGGCGCGAAAAAAGGAAAAGACAGTGTGATGAATGGTGTCCAGTGGATTCAAGACTTAGAAATCATCATTCACCCGCGATGTACGAACTTTATTACAGAGATTTCGAACTATACATGGGAAACCGACAAGTTCGGAAACAAATTGAACAAGCCGATTGATGATTTCAACCACTTGATGGACGCTATGCGTTATGCACTGGAAGACGACATCATCGGAAACAAATGGTTGTATTAG